In Hippopotamus amphibius kiboko isolate mHipAmp2 chromosome 6, mHipAmp2.hap2, whole genome shotgun sequence, the genomic window CCGGGTGCGGCGGGGCAGGCGCGATGCGGCAGCTGTGCCGGGGCCGCGTGCTGGGCATCTCGGTGGCCATCGCGCATGGGGTCTTCTCGGGCTCCCTCAACATCCTGCTCAAGTTCCTCATCAGCCGCTACCAGTTCTCCTTCCTGACCCTGGTGCAGTGCCTGACCAGCTCCACCGCGGCGCTGAGCCTGGAGCTGCTGCGGCGCCTCGGGTTCATCGCGGTGCCCCCCTTTGGCCTGAGCCTGGCGCGCTCCTTCGCCGGGGTCGCCGTGCTCTCCACGCTGCAGTCCAGCCTCACGCTCTGGTCCTTGCGCGGCCTCAGCTTGCCTATGTACGTGGTCTTCAAGCGCTGCCTGCCCCTGGTCACCATGCTCATCGGTGTCCTGGTGCTCAAGAACGGCGCGCCCTCGCCGGGGGTGCTCGCGGCCGTGCTCATCACCACCTGCGGCGCGGCGCTGGCAGGTGAGCGGGACCCGCGCGGACCCCCGgtacaccccaccccaccaatcAGAGACCGCGGGAATCACTTGGGGCAAAGCCCTCACTtccagatggggagactgaggcagagagaagcagagagcttTGAACATGGTCCCTCGGCTCGAAAACGGGACTTCTGAGACCCAGCAGAGCCTTCTCCTGCGCTCCGGCCTCCTCTTTCAgaatccccccgccccccccccccccgagcccCACTAGTCCTGGCTTCCGACCCCCGCCCCTGTTTCACTCGGTATCGCCCTCCCCCATTCGTCTTCtccttttattccttccttcctccggGAGGGGTGGGAGCGCCGCCTGAGCCTGGGAGCTAGAGTCCCCAGACCGAGACAGAAGGAGGGAGCCGTGAACTTCCCTGGGTCACTCGGGGCCAAGCTTGAGCCCCGGGGCTAGCTTGGGATCTCCGGCGCCGCGCGGGGTGTGAGGGcaccaggcagagggaactgaATTGAGACCAATGCGAGTCGGGCTTGGAGGACTGAGCGAGATGGGAGCTGGCGGAACGGGAAACCTTCATTCGAGGGTCGAGGGGAGGGCATTCTTCGCCCCCGTACCCAGCCCGCCTGAGATTAGAAGCCACTAGCCGGGGGCCCCCTCGCTCCTCTGGTGCCCCACGGAGGCGGCAGGTGTACTACGTGCCTGGGTGACATCTGTGCCAGCTCGGGGAAGCCACAGCGCCTACTCTGGGGGCATCTGCGCTGTCCCGGGCCTCTGTCTTGGATAGAGTAGACGAGAGACCCCCGGGGATAAGGAAGGGAAGGCGTGCCTCTCCTTCTGCCTCTAACTGGGCATTGACTGAGCTTGGCTCTTCCTTTTGATACGCGTGGGTAGAGCTGAGGTGCGAACCCCGTCTCTACTTGCCAACCGACGCCGTTGCCCCAGGGCATATCCACCCTCGCCAACCcgttgtcttctcttttttcttcctgcccTGGCTCCTCTGTCCTCTTGATGCGCTCCAGGAGCCGGCGACCTGACCGGCGACCCCATCGGGTACGTGACGGGCGTGCTGGCGGTGCTGGTGCACGCCGCCTACCTGGTGCTCATCCAGAAGGCGAGCGCAGACACAGAGCACGGGCCTCTCACCGCGCAGTACGTCATCGCTGTCTCTGCCACCCCGTTGCTGGTCATCTGCTCCTTCGCCAGCACCGACTCTATCCACGCCTGGACCTTCCCCGGCTGGAAGGACCCGGCCATGGTGGGCATCTTCGTGGCCTGCGTCCTGATCGGCTGTGCCATGAACTTCACCACGCTGCACTGCACCTACATCAACTCGGCGGTGACCACCAGCTTCGTGGGGGTGGTGAAGAGCATCGCCACCATCACGGTGGGTATGGTGGCCTTCAGCGATGTGGAGCCCACCTCTCTATTCATTGCCGGCGTCGTGGTGAACACCCTGGGCTCCATCATTTACTGTGTGGCCAAATTTTTGGAAACCAGAAAGCAAAGCAACTACCAGGACCTGGAGACTCAGCCCGGGGGAGAGGAGGCGCAGCTAAGTGGAGACCAGCTGCCGTTCGTCATGGAGGAGCTGCCCGCCGAGGGTGGAAATGGCGGGTCAGAAGGTGGGAAGGCAGCAGGTGGGCAGGAGGCGAGGGGCAGCCCCAGAGGAGTCCCGCGGGTGGCTGGGAGCTCGCAGACCTCAGACAGCCCTGAAGAAGCTGGCAAGAGATCATTAAGGGATGCTTACCTCGAAGTGTGGAGGTTAGTTAGGGGAACCAAGTATGTGAAGAAGGATTATTTGATAGAAAATGAAGAGTTACCCAGTCCTTGAAAAGGaagtgcatgtatgtatatatgtacatacacttATTTTCTATGTTAGAGATGACATATTTTAATGAGGGGCCGCTCAGTTTTATGCTTTGAGGAATGGGgagggaaacaaagaaagaagctGAAACGCCTGACAGCAACAAAATGTGCACCCGTGTGAATTATTTAGCATCACAGAGACAAAAGAATATGGAGGGTGGTGAACAAATTAAGGCAGGGTTTCAGCTGCGGACTCCTGGCACATTTTTTGTCATTGTGACCGTAACCAAATATCTGCATGTACCAAGAGCCCTTCAACCACCCCCTCCAAAGATGGAGTGTAGAGATGCTGGCAACGCTTCACAAGCTCAAAGGTTATATGCAGGGGCACCTTTTTGAGGACAGAACTATAGTTTTTATGGCCAGTTGGGAAGAGTATATTATTGAAATGACATATTTAAATACACTGAATTGATGTTTACTGTTTATAGTCATCTGAAATATGTTTACTATTTcctcacttttaaaaactgtctaAGTGCTCTACTATTCtattattctattatatattGGTAGAAAATGTTAAAGCTATTTTGGAACTATGAATTCTTAGCTTTAATCACGAAGTTTAAAGTTGGTTTTtagtaattataaaaaaatttgaGAGTCGTTTTGGTTCATCGctttacaatatttattattgaatgccataacctttttaaaaaaaacagtttactGTGTCGAGTATTCTTTCAAGTAAATGCAACGGCTGACGTATAATTCAGTATTAACTGAAACCCAAACAGAAATGAGACTGTTCTGTTAAGCTATGCCTTTCAAGTCGCACTGCATATCCCAAACCGTGTTATAAAAAAAACAACTGCTATATTCACTTTATGATATTTTTCTATCttatatttgtcaaaataaaGTATGAGTCTCTCTGCTAAAAGGTATGttgttagaaatttattttagacaCAGCTATGTTCTGTTGTTGCTGTGAGGCTTGTGTTTGCCCTCAATGGTGGTGTCTAGTATCTGGGATGTGGGACCCACCCCATCAGGAACTTCCTAAACTAGCATGGCAATTTGgtttcaaacaacaacaacaacatcaaaagCACTCTCATTTTTCAGTCaagaaaaagtaaagtaaaataaagtccTGCCTCCTGCTGCAGTATGAAAGCCATCCACAGCCGATTTCACTTCACATGGAGTTTGAGACCTCATAGTAGCCGGCAGCAAAGGGGCAGTcttcctgtcagccccctcccaGAGAGGTACTTGGAAGGTGAAGACCCTCATTATTTGCCAGCATGTTTCTGAGACTCTCAGATGGTGgcatcctttatttttctttattttccaaaaatcaaaacaaagcaaaaagcagAGGCATCAGTTTGTCTCCACAAGCTGCTAAGTGTCATTGTGATGGTTTGTGATTGGTTCTGGTTTACTTGTCTTCACGGGCAGTTGATTGTTTCCATAGATGCCTGTGCAAGCCATTTACGATGTAGAAGCTCTCATATGGCTGCAGTTAGAAATGGTTGGCCAGAGGTATACTGACTTCTTGCAAAATAAGCATTAATTGTAACGCCACCATGCCAGAAGGCAATATCCTGCTGCAACTCTGTGAAGCTGAGAATTAATGAAAAACAGCAAAGCTGAacgaagtatatatatatttttgttaagtCCACTATTAAGCAAATGGACAAAAtgtttttcactgaaaaaaattttccttttggttAAAACTGTGGGCTTGCATTTATTACAAAAAGATCAACTCTTTTCTGTCAATAAACTTGTAGAGACACTGTATCAGAGTTCTCCAGAAAAGCAGAACcaagaaggtgtgtgtgtgtgtttgtgtgtatacagATCCTGGAagatctatcaatcatctatctatccatctacctactttaaaaaattggcaaCTGTGGGAGTTGGCAAATCTAAAATTTGTAGGACAGGCCAGCAAGTGGGAAACTCATGTAGGGCTTTTATGttgcagtcttgaggcagaatcgCTTCTTCAGCAAATctcagtctttgctcttaaggtcttcaactgattagatgaggcccacccacgttaTGGAGGGTAATCTCCTTTACTCAAAGTTTACTGAATGTAAATACTAGTCATATCTTAAAAGCATATTCACAGCAACATTAAGACTACTATTGGACCAAACAACTGGACACCACAGCCTAGACACGTTGTCTTGGAAAAGTAACCATCACAGGCGCctgtggtgggaggggtgggtgagAGTATGATAGGATAGGAAAAACCCAGGAAGATCAAAAGTGTCACATGCACTGGTTTGGGCAAAGCTTGGGAGTCTCTCCATGGAGCAAGAAAACAGATCACAGGGCAGGGCAGAATGGGAGTCAGTGCCTGGAGGGCATGAGCAGGTCACAGGCATGGCCTGGTTTGCAAATCCTTCCTCCACAGTCAGTAGCACTTGAGCCCATCTACAGGCTCAGGTCCACCCTGACCTCTGGGCTCTGGCAAGGCGTTGAGGCAGACAGGAAGCAGGTTTC contains:
- the SLC35D3 gene encoding solute carrier family 35 member D3; amino-acid sequence: MRQLCRGRVLGISVAIAHGVFSGSLNILLKFLISRYQFSFLTLVQCLTSSTAALSLELLRRLGFIAVPPFGLSLARSFAGVAVLSTLQSSLTLWSLRGLSLPMYVVFKRCLPLVTMLIGVLVLKNGAPSPGVLAAVLITTCGAALAGAGDLTGDPIGYVTGVLAVLVHAAYLVLIQKASADTEHGPLTAQYVIAVSATPLLVICSFASTDSIHAWTFPGWKDPAMVGIFVACVLIGCAMNFTTLHCTYINSAVTTSFVGVVKSIATITVGMVAFSDVEPTSLFIAGVVVNTLGSIIYCVAKFLETRKQSNYQDLETQPGGEEAQLSGDQLPFVMEELPAEGGNGGSEGGKAAGGQEARGSPRGVPRVAGSSQTSDSPEEAGKRSLRDAYLEVWRLVRGTKYVKKDYLIENEELPSP